CTGTAGCCTGTGTCCAGCCGGCTGGCGGACGTGCCGGCACCGAAGCGGTTGGTGACGACGTTCTGGTCCACAAAAGCAATAGCGCCCGACACGTACAAGGCCGGGCGCTGCAGCTGCATCTGGTTGTTGTTCAGGAGGATGGTGGTGAGGTTTTGCACCGTGTCCTGGCGCACGATGTCCACCTCGTAGTCCACGTAGCGAAAGGCGTTCGACAGCCGCGACATCTGCGACAGCGACGTGATGATCATGTCCTTGACGGCCACCGGCACGCGGCTGGAATAGTCCACCACCTGCTTGCTGGTGATCAAGGTGGTGGGCAGCTGGGCAGCGCGCAGCATGTGGTCCATGCACATGAGCGAATCGGAAAAGCTCGACACCGAGCGCGTGGGGCGCACCACGGGGCGGTCGGTGGTGTAGGCCGCGCTGTGCAGCTGGCTGTCCTTGCGAGGGTCCATGGGTGTGCTGCAGCCGGCGGCCAGCAGCGTGGTGGCGACCATCAGCCACAGGCCGCGATGGGTGGGCCGGGCGGGCCTGGATGCGCTGTTCATGGTGATCGCCCCTCGTCGTTGTTGTGAAAGAGCCGCCAGACAAGGGCGGCATGTGGCCTTTGTAGCTGCGGCTGTCTGGGGAGTTACCAGCAGATATTGACCAGGTCGCCGCGCAGTACCACCACCTGATCGCCTGTGGTCTTCACGCCGGGGCTGCCCTTGGCGCTGCCTGCCGCTGCCACGTTGCTGCCCACGGACTGCGAGCACACGACCTGCGAGCCTTTGGTGTCCACGGCATGGACCACGTCTTTTTCGGTGTAGATGCCGGTGGTGTCTGAGGAGAAAGCCTTGGCGACATAGCGGGTGATGCGGGCCTGCTGCCATGCAGGAATTCCCTGCTCGTAATAGATGTAGCTGGAGCGCGCCGCCGTCGGCAGCGGCTGCATCTGGACGTTGACTTTTTTCTCCAATGCAATCGGGTCTTCACCGGGAGCGGCCGATGCTGTCTGGCTTGCGACGACCAGCAGGCACGCCAGCGCCATCGCAGTCCCGCGAATGGATGTATGGCAGTTCATGGCAGATCTCCTAGGAAATGCGGTGAGAAATGCAACACCGGGCGGCGGGGCCCGGTGTTGCTGCTGTGCCAAGCCTGTCAGCGGGCGCAGTTGCCGCCGGGGCACGGATCTTCCGCGCAGGCGTCGTTGGAAGAGATGTTCTGCACGGCAACCGACAAGGAGTTGGCCTTGTTGACCACGGCGCCGCCGTTGAAGTTGGCCAACTGATTGGAAGCTGCAGCCACGAGCACATGTCCATAGTTGGAAGCAATGTTCTGGGTTGCCTTAGCTGCCGCGCCGTCTGCCATGTTGCCGACGTACGCGCCATTGGCATTGGCTGTCTGGTGCGAAGCCGCGTAGATTTCCACCTCGCCGTTATTGCTGGCCAAGTTTTGGCGTGCCATAGAGCCTACGGTCTTGGACTCATTGGCCACGGTCGCGCCATTCAAGTTGGCAGTCTGCTCCGAACTGCCCGACTGGTGGACTGTCACGGGGCCCGCATTGGACGCGATGTTTTGCCGCGCTTCGCTGGCTGTGGCGGAAGTGTTGAGCACTGCCGAGCCATTGGAATTAGTGATTTGGGTGGAAGGACCAGATAGCGCGATGGTGCTGGGCTGCGCAGCCATGGCGGCGGTAGCGAAGGCGCTCACGGCAAAGAGGGCAAGAACTTTCATGATGTGTCTCCTGGATCGACTCGAAAGAACCGTGCTCCCCGGACTGCTGTCTATAAACCACCGGGACTACGGCTGACGGGGGCAAGAGTGCTTGGGAGACAGACGATTTGGGGTGATGTCTGACAGCTCTCTTGCCTGGCTGCAGTGTCGGTTTGCAGAAGGCAGAGAGCTATGGCCGCAAAAAGGTAGCCGCTTGCCGGTGTGCGCTCTCGTGCGGAGAGGCGTTCGCCTGGCGCGTCGTACAGGCAGGAAGATGGCTTGCCGGCGCAAAGAGAGGAAGTTCTGGGCGGTAGTTAACTTTTGTAAAAAAAGCAATGCCGGACAACGAGATGTGTGGACCAAGAACACCACTGCTTTGCAAGCGCTGAACCCCATGTTTATCAAGGTAAGAACCTATTGCATAAAACGTTTATGTCGGATATTTCAAAAATACTTAATGGCAACCTGTTTGGTGCTTTCGGCAGTACCACCAGCCTCCCTAGTGCTGGGTATTAACAAAATGTGATCGAAGTAAGTTCCATACCAAAAATGCGCAAAGCTGTGTATCGTCTTGTGTAATTCCCCTTGCACCAACCACCCTCATTGCGAAACAGGCGCAACCGGACTTTTGCAGGGGGAACTTTAGGGAGCCACCATGCGCTACGCCAGTACAGCGACGTTCGAAGGACCAGTCCAGGACACGGCTGAGCTACGCCCCCGAGGGCAGTTCGCCATGCATGAGAACCCTCCGTCCATATGGCCCGAATTCCTGGCCGGGCAGCTGGAAAAGCCCGTGCGCGTGCTGCTGGTGGATGATGATGCACACATGCGCCGGGTCATCGCGCAAGAGTTGATGGCGGACGCCCGCACTCTGTTGGTAGGGCAGGCAGCGAGCGTGCGCGAGGGCCGCAAGGCCATCAAGCAGCATGAGTTCGACGTCATGCTGGTGGACCTGCACCTGGGCGATGGCCAGGGCTTCACGCTGATCGACTACATGAAGTCCACCCGCCCTTCGGCCGAGGCGATCATCGTTTCCATCATGGAATGCGACGAGCAGGTGTTGCGCGCCTTCGAGCTGGGGGCCACGGGGTACCTGGTGAAGAACTCCTGGTTCGGCAATTACCCGCAGGCGGTCTTGCAGGTGGCCAATGGCGGCGCCTCCATCACACCCAACCTGGCACGGCGCCTGCTGCAGCGTTTTGACAGCGGCAATACGGGCGTGCAGCCGGCGCAGCGCGTGCCGGCCGAAAACGAGCGCCTGTCCCAGCGCGAGAAGGAAGTGCTGCGCATGGTCGCCAGCGGCTACACCAGCGCAGAGATCGGCACGCGGCTGCTCATCAGCGGCCTCACCGTGAATACGCACATCAAGAATATCTACCGCAAGCTGCAGGTGCGCACGCGAGCCCAGGCTGTGCGCTTTGCGTCGGTGCGCGGATTGCTGTAGCGGGGCATATCCCGCAGAGAGCACAAGGCGGTGGCCGCACCACAACGGACCTGCCAGGGAGCGACATCTTGTTTTTTTCCCGCCCGCCGGCCTTTGCACTTGCCTGCGTTTTTCTCTGGTTCGTGCAGCTGGTCATGGGCATGGCGTTGCTGGTGTGGGGCGGGCAGTGGGGTGAGCACGGCAGTCGGCAGTGGGGTGCGGCCAATCTGGGGGTTGCGCTCTTGCTGGGCACTCTGCTGCTGATGCAGCTGCCGCGCGCCCTGCGCTGGCGCCCGCGGCGCAGCAAACGCACGCCGCCCGAGGTGGTGCAGGAGCGCCAGCGCATCGCCCATGACTTGCACGACCACGTGGGCTCGCAGATCGTGGCCGCCATGGCCCTGGTGGATGTGAGCGACCCCGGCGCCCGGCCGCTGGTGCAGTCGCTGGAGCAATGCCTGCTGGACCTGCGGCTGCTGGTCGATTCCATGGACGGCGACGACGATGGCCTGCCCGAGCGCCTGGCACGCCTGCGCTACCGCTTGCAGCCTGCCCTGGACCGGCGTGGCATTGCGCTGCGCTGGGAGGTAGCGCTGGAGCCGGGCGCC
The DNA window shown above is from Pulveribacter suum and carries:
- a CDS encoding response regulator transcription factor produces the protein MHENPPSIWPEFLAGQLEKPVRVLLVDDDAHMRRVIAQELMADARTLLVGQAASVREGRKAIKQHEFDVMLVDLHLGDGQGFTLIDYMKSTRPSAEAIIVSIMECDEQVLRAFELGATGYLVKNSWFGNYPQAVLQVANGGASITPNLARRLLQRFDSGNTGVQPAQRVPAENERLSQREKEVLRMVASGYTSAEIGTRLLISGLTVNTHIKNIYRKLQVRTRAQAVRFASVRGLL
- a CDS encoding sensor histidine kinase, with the translated sequence MFFSRPPAFALACVFLWFVQLVMGMALLVWGGQWGEHGSRQWGAANLGVALLLGTLLLMQLPRALRWRPRRSKRTPPEVVQERQRIAHDLHDHVGSQIVAAMALVDVSDPGARPLVQSLEQCLLDLRLLVDSMDGDDDGLPERLARLRYRLQPALDRRGIALRWEVALEPGAAWPAGQAARECVAIVREAVSNAIQHSGATELRVALQGSGGRWRLQVADNGCGLAPQLLQGEGGGQGLHGMRRRANALGAQLQLHSAPEGGVTVELSSALPVG